The proteins below come from a single Syntrophales bacterium genomic window:
- a CDS encoding ATP-binding cassette domain-containing protein, protein MINVSNVTLAYGKKTLFKEVNIKFTPGNCYGVIGANGSGKSTFLKILAGDVEQDTGEIAIGPRERISVLSQDQFAFDEETVIDVVIMGHKRLYEVMAAREAIYAKPDFSEADGVVAAELEAEFAEMNGYEAETDAAVLLNGLGIPEALCSRKMKELDGGNKVRVLLARALYGNPDVLLLDEPTNHLDLRSIAWLEDFLARFRNTVIVVSHDRHFLNQICTHIADIDFGKIRVYAGNYDFWYQASQMVVQQKQNENRKATEKADELKAFIQRFSANASKSKQATSRKKLLEKLTIEDMPVSSRKYPFIQFKPERPCGNTILEITGLGKDIQGVSVLNNLNLTLRKGDKIAFVGGDGLAKTTLFQILAGEITPDRGSFRWGTTITPAYFPKENSAYFRGNLTLVDWLCQFPPCDGESFARGFLGRMLFSGEEALKKTSVLSGGEQVRCMLSRMMLAGANALILDEPTNHLDLESLTALNNSLVAFPEVILMASRDYELVSTVANRIVEITPDGLIDRAMGFEEYLQAS, encoded by the coding sequence ATGATAAACGTATCCAATGTCACCCTTGCCTACGGCAAAAAGACGCTGTTCAAAGAGGTAAATATCAAGTTCACGCCGGGCAACTGCTACGGCGTCATCGGCGCCAACGGCTCGGGGAAATCAACCTTTCTGAAGATCCTCGCCGGCGACGTGGAGCAGGACACAGGCGAGATTGCAATCGGCCCCCGGGAAAGAATCTCGGTGCTCAGCCAGGACCAGTTTGCCTTTGATGAAGAAACGGTCATCGACGTCGTCATCATGGGGCATAAAAGGCTTTACGAAGTGATGGCCGCGCGCGAGGCGATCTACGCCAAGCCCGATTTTTCGGAGGCGGACGGGGTTGTCGCCGCGGAATTGGAGGCGGAATTCGCCGAAATGAACGGTTATGAAGCTGAAACTGATGCGGCGGTGCTGCTCAACGGGCTTGGCATCCCCGAAGCGCTCTGTTCCCGGAAAATGAAGGAACTCGACGGAGGCAACAAGGTGCGCGTGCTGCTCGCCCGGGCACTCTACGGCAATCCGGACGTACTTTTGCTCGACGAACCGACAAACCACCTGGACCTTCGTTCCATCGCCTGGCTGGAGGATTTTCTCGCCCGCTTCCGCAACACCGTCATCGTCGTCTCCCATGACCGCCATTTTCTGAACCAGATCTGCACGCACATTGCCGATATCGATTTCGGGAAAATCCGTGTCTATGCGGGCAATTACGACTTCTGGTACCAGGCAAGTCAGATGGTCGTCCAACAGAAGCAAAACGAAAACCGCAAGGCCACGGAAAAGGCGGATGAGTTGAAGGCCTTTATCCAGCGCTTCAGCGCCAACGCCTCCAAGTCGAAGCAGGCCACCTCCCGGAAAAAACTCCTCGAAAAACTGACCATCGAGGATATGCCGGTTTCCTCGCGCAAGTACCCGTTTATCCAGTTTAAACCGGAGCGCCCCTGCGGAAACACCATCCTTGAGATCACCGGTCTCGGCAAGGATATTCAGGGGGTGTCCGTGTTGAACAACCTGAACCTCACCCTGCGCAAAGGGGACAAGATCGCCTTTGTCGGGGGCGATGGACTGGCCAAAACTACCCTCTTCCAGATACTCGCCGGGGAGATAACCCCGGACAGGGGGAGTTTCCGCTGGGGAACAACGATTACCCCAGCCTATTTCCCGAAGGAAAACAGCGCCTATTTCCGGGGTAACCTGACTCTGGTGGACTGGCTCTGTCAGTTTCCCCCTTGCGATGGAGAGAGCTTCGCCCGGGGTTTCCTCGGGAGGATGCTCTTTTCCGGCGAAGAGGCGCTAAAGAAAACCAGTGTGCTTTCAGGCGGAGAGCAGGTGCGCTGCATGCTTTCCCGGATGATGCTTGCCGGCGCCAATGCCCTGATTCTCGACGAGCCCACAAATCACCTCGATCTGGAATCGCTCACGGCCCTGAACAACAGCCTCGTTGCTTTTCCGGAGGTAATTCTAATGGCGTCCCGCGATTATGAACTGGTCTCCACCGTGGCAAACCGCATCGTCGAAATCACCCCCGACGGGTTAATTGACCGGGCGATGGGCTTCGAGGAATATCTGCAGGCCAGTTAA
- a CDS encoding TetR/AcrR family transcriptional regulator: MNLKTSDKRREIINAALELMAEQGFHGAPMAMIAQRAGVAAGTIYCHFVSREALITEVYSEVEKKVVAAIAENDDQSRPLREQFIFAGARLLRYFIANPVDFRYIEQYHNSPYGASHRKDRLLGQADNRNPFQEIFQEGVASKILKDLPVNSLFALAFGPMIFLARDHITGLALLDEELIAKCIEACWDSIKR, from the coding sequence ATGAACCTGAAAACTTCCGATAAACGCAGGGAAATTATTAACGCGGCGCTGGAGTTGATGGCAGAACAGGGCTTTCATGGCGCGCCGATGGCGATGATCGCCCAAAGGGCGGGGGTTGCCGCGGGCACAATCTACTGCCATTTCGTAAGCAGGGAAGCTCTGATCACTGAAGTTTACTCGGAAGTTGAAAAAAAAGTAGTCGCCGCCATTGCTGAAAATGACGATCAATCCCGACCCCTCAGGGAGCAATTCATCTTTGCAGGCGCCCGACTGCTAAGGTACTTTATCGCTAATCCTGTTGATTTTCGCTATATTGAGCAATATCACAACTCCCCTTACGGGGCTTCCCACCGCAAGGACAGGCTCCTGGGACAAGCCGATAACCGTAATCCGTTCCAGGAAATTTTCCAGGAGGGCGTTGCGAGCAAGATTTTGAAGGATTTGCCGGTCAACTCGCTTTTTGCCCTGGCCTTTGGACCGATGATTTTCCTGGCCCGGGACCATATTACCGGGCTGGCGCTGCTGGATGAGGAGCTGATTGCCAAATGCATAGAAGCCTGTTGGGACAGCATCAAGAGATAA
- a CDS encoding efflux RND transporter periplasmic adaptor subunit: MEIAKKTKIFILAACVIMIFAGCGQKPEAKAPGGGVLPEVDVVAVKEERVEITRELPGRVSASLVAEVRPQVNGIIRERLFEEGNEVKAGDVLYKIDPTPYKATLDSAQASLIRAEANLPSLRGRERRYQELLQENAVSAQEYDDISSALKQVEADVQYGKTAIETARINLSYTDIKAPISGRIGKSNITVGALATAGQPAPLAVIQKIDRVFVDATQSSSDLLRMKQELAGGQMKKNNIRGAKVKLLLEDGTPYPLEGEFKFSDVTVNPATGSFLLRIAFANPQQILLPGMYVRAVVREGVKNKAILVLQQAVTRDPKGRAFAMIVDPSGTVQQRFLKIDRAVGNQWLVFEGLQAGERVIVEGLQKIRPGVPVKVFPFDSKTPATPLSLTSSGK; the protein is encoded by the coding sequence ATGGAGATAGCTAAAAAAACAAAAATATTTATACTCGCTGCCTGCGTGATAATGATTTTTGCCGGTTGCGGGCAAAAGCCCGAGGCAAAGGCGCCAGGCGGAGGAGTTTTGCCGGAGGTTGACGTTGTTGCCGTAAAAGAAGAACGAGTCGAAATTACAAGGGAACTGCCGGGGCGGGTGTCGGCATCTCTTGTGGCCGAGGTGCGTCCTCAGGTAAACGGCATCATCCGCGAACGGCTGTTTGAGGAAGGAAATGAGGTGAAGGCGGGCGACGTCTTGTATAAAATCGATCCCACCCCGTACAAGGCAACCCTTGACAGCGCGCAGGCGTCCCTGATTCGGGCCGAGGCAAATCTGCCGTCTCTGCGGGGAAGAGAGCGCCGCTATCAGGAACTGCTTCAGGAAAATGCCGTAAGCGCTCAAGAATACGATGATATATCATCTGCGCTCAAACAGGTCGAGGCGGATGTCCAGTACGGAAAGACAGCGATCGAGACAGCCCGCATCAACCTTTCTTACACCGACATCAAGGCGCCTATTTCGGGAAGGATTGGCAAATCGAATATTACTGTCGGTGCGCTTGCGACTGCGGGGCAGCCAGCCCCGCTTGCGGTAATCCAGAAAATCGACCGGGTCTTTGTGGATGCAACCCAGTCCAGCTCCGACCTGCTGAGGATGAAACAGGAGCTCGCCGGCGGACAAATGAAAAAAAACAACATTCGGGGGGCAAAGGTAAAGCTGCTGCTTGAGGATGGTACACCTTATCCGCTGGAAGGAGAGTTTAAATTTTCCGATGTCACCGTCAATCCCGCTACCGGCTCCTTCCTCTTGAGGATAGCCTTTGCGAACCCGCAACAAATCCTTTTGCCCGGCATGTATGTGCGCGCGGTAGTCCGGGAGGGCGTGAAGAATAAAGCAATACTCGTTTTGCAGCAGGCAGTGACTCGCGACCCCAAAGGGAGGGCCTTCGCGATGATTGTTGATCCCTCAGGCACGGTTCAACAAAGATTCCTGAAGATAGACAGGGCCGTTGGCAATCAATGGCTGGTCTTCGAGGGGCTTCAGGCGGGCGAGCGGGTGATTGTGGAAGGGCTGCAGAAAATACGGCCGGGTGTTCCGGTAAAGGTTTTCCCCTTTGATTCCAAAACGCCGGCAACTCCCCTGTCCCTGACCTCGTCCGGCAAGTAA
- a CDS encoding efflux RND transporter permease subunit → MVQFFIDRPVFAWVIAIIIMIAGALSIKSMPVSQYPAIAPPAISIDAFYPGASAKTVENTVTQIVEQKMTGLDNLLYFSSASDSSGRGSVTLFFAPGTDADIAWAKVQNKLELAKPLLPQVVQQMGIKVSKATKNFFMIVSIYSEDGSMNNYDLTDYMASNVESILSRVPGVGEVMTFGSQYAMRIWLNPEKLLNYNLTPADVKRALQTYNVQVSAGQLGGLPAVQGQNLNVTVNVHDLLQTPEQFEDIPVVIKADGSTVRLRDVARAELGTESYEAETRYNGKPSGGLVIRLASGANALDTSKAVKAKMEELSKYFPAGLKVVYPYETTPFVSVAIKEVVKTLFEAILLVFLVMFLFLGSFRATLIPTIAVPVVLLGTFFILKMFGFTINMLTMFAMVLAIGLLVDDAIVVIENVERIMHDEGLSPKEATRKSMKQITGALIGIGLVLSAVFGPMAFFGGSTGIIYRQFSVTIVAAMLLSVLVALILTPALCATMLKPVAKGHEAAESGFFLTRPFLLWFDKVFYRFRDRYFAMTAGVLAKRTRYLIIYLLIVAGTGLLLLKLPTSFLPDEDQGVLFTQVMLPEGATAERTARVLEDVKNHFLVQQKDAVESIMYVYGFSFSGRGQNNGMAFVKLKDWDLRNRPDLKVKAVVGKAMAEFSRRRDAIVFAFAPPPVLELGNATGFDFELQDRGGVGHDRLLEARNQLLGMAAQNPVLMAVRPNGLNDLPEYNINIDWERAGALGVPVNEIHDAISSAWGGTYVNDFVNQGRIKRVYMQGDSSSRMQIEDLNRWHVRNLSGGMVPFSAFSTGKWGYGSPSLQRYNAFPAIEIWGEPKPGKSSGEAMQAMEEIAYKLPPGIGFEWTGLSFQERQASTQTSVLYAFSVLVIFLTLAALYESWSIPFAILLVLPLGVFGTVLATWLRGMESDVYFQIGLLTTLGLTAKNAILIVQFARERMTAGAGLVEATLEAARLRLRPIIMTSLAFILGVLPLAISHGAGAAAQNAIGTGVVGGMLSATFIAIFYIPLLFVVIFKLFRGKQPLPKQNGGTANDV, encoded by the coding sequence ATGGTTCAATTTTTCATTGACCGCCCTGTTTTTGCCTGGGTAATCGCGATTATCATCATGATTGCCGGCGCCCTGTCTATCAAAAGCATGCCGGTCTCGCAGTATCCGGCCATCGCCCCGCCGGCCATTTCGATCGACGCCTTCTATCCCGGCGCCTCGGCAAAGACGGTGGAAAATACCGTGACGCAGATCGTCGAACAGAAGATGACCGGGCTCGACAATCTCCTCTATTTTTCGTCCGCCAGTGATTCTTCCGGACGTGGAAGCGTGACGCTGTTTTTTGCGCCAGGCACCGACGCGGACATCGCCTGGGCAAAGGTGCAAAACAAGCTGGAACTCGCCAAGCCTCTTTTGCCGCAGGTTGTCCAGCAGATGGGGATAAAGGTTTCCAAGGCCACGAAGAACTTCTTCATGATCGTCAGCATTTACTCTGAAGACGGCTCGATGAATAACTACGACCTGACCGATTACATGGCATCGAACGTCGAAAGCATTTTGAGCCGCGTACCAGGGGTCGGCGAGGTAATGACCTTCGGCAGCCAGTACGCGATGCGCATCTGGCTTAACCCGGAAAAGCTCCTCAATTACAACCTTACCCCGGCCGATGTCAAAAGGGCGCTGCAAACTTACAACGTCCAGGTCTCCGCCGGCCAACTGGGGGGGCTGCCGGCGGTCCAGGGTCAGAACCTCAACGTCACCGTCAACGTTCACGATCTGCTCCAGACCCCGGAACAGTTTGAGGATATACCGGTTGTGATCAAAGCCGACGGCTCAACAGTCCGGCTGCGGGATGTGGCACGGGCCGAACTGGGGACGGAATCCTATGAGGCGGAGACCCGCTACAACGGCAAACCGTCGGGCGGGCTGGTAATCAGACTTGCCTCCGGAGCCAACGCGCTTGACACCTCCAAGGCGGTCAAGGCGAAGATGGAAGAACTCTCCAAGTATTTTCCCGCCGGGCTGAAAGTAGTCTATCCCTATGAAACAACGCCTTTTGTCTCGGTCGCCATCAAAGAGGTGGTAAAGACGCTCTTTGAGGCGATCCTCCTTGTCTTTCTTGTCATGTTCCTTTTTTTGGGAAGTTTCCGCGCCACTCTGATCCCAACGATTGCCGTGCCGGTGGTTTTACTTGGAACATTTTTTATCTTGAAAATGTTTGGCTTTACAATAAACATGCTGACCATGTTTGCGATGGTTCTGGCAATCGGGCTTTTGGTCGATGACGCGATCGTCGTCATCGAAAACGTCGAGCGGATCATGCACGACGAAGGCCTTTCCCCGAAAGAGGCAACCCGCAAGTCGATGAAGCAGATCACCGGGGCGCTGATTGGCATCGGCCTTGTCCTTTCGGCTGTGTTCGGGCCGATGGCGTTTTTCGGCGGCTCAACGGGGATCATCTATCGTCAGTTTTCCGTGACAATCGTCGCAGCGATGCTGCTTTCGGTGCTGGTCGCCCTGATCTTGACGCCCGCCCTGTGCGCGACGATGCTGAAGCCGGTTGCCAAGGGGCACGAGGCGGCGGAAAGCGGGTTCTTTCTGACCAGACCGTTTCTGCTGTGGTTCGACAAAGTTTTTTACCGTTTTCGCGACCGCTATTTCGCAATGACGGCCGGGGTGCTGGCAAAACGCACCCGGTACCTCATCATTTATCTGCTGATCGTGGCAGGGACGGGATTGCTGCTGTTGAAACTGCCGACCTCTTTTCTGCCCGACGAGGATCAGGGGGTGCTCTTTACCCAGGTGATGCTCCCTGAAGGGGCCACGGCGGAACGCACCGCCCGGGTTTTGGAGGACGTCAAAAACCATTTCCTCGTTCAGCAGAAGGACGCCGTTGAATCGATCATGTACGTCTATGGCTTCAGTTTTTCCGGACGCGGGCAGAATAACGGGATGGCATTCGTCAAACTCAAGGACTGGGATTTGCGGAATCGTCCCGATTTGAAGGTAAAGGCGGTTGTCGGCAAGGCGATGGCCGAATTCTCCCGGAGGCGCGATGCGATAGTCTTCGCGTTTGCCCCGCCGCCGGTGCTGGAATTGGGCAATGCGACCGGCTTTGACTTTGAGTTGCAGGATCGCGGGGGGGTTGGTCACGACAGGCTTCTGGAGGCGCGCAACCAGCTTCTCGGAATGGCGGCGCAAAACCCCGTCCTGATGGCCGTGCGCCCTAACGGGCTCAACGACCTGCCGGAGTACAACATCAACATCGACTGGGAAAGAGCGGGCGCGCTCGGCGTTCCCGTAAATGAGATCCACGACGCCATTTCCAGCGCCTGGGGCGGAACCTACGTAAACGACTTTGTAAATCAGGGACGGATCAAGCGCGTGTATATGCAGGGAGACTCCTCGTCCCGCATGCAAATCGAGGACTTGAACAGGTGGCATGTACGCAACTTGAGCGGCGGCATGGTTCCCTTTTCCGCCTTCTCAACCGGGAAATGGGGATATGGCTCCCCCAGTCTGCAACGATACAATGCGTTTCCCGCAATCGAGATCTGGGGCGAGCCGAAGCCGGGAAAGAGCTCCGGAGAGGCAATGCAGGCGATGGAGGAGATTGCCTACAAGCTGCCGCCGGGAATCGGCTTTGAGTGGACCGGCCTCTCCTTTCAGGAACGTCAGGCAAGCACCCAGACCTCCGTGCTCTACGCCTTTTCCGTCCTGGTCATTTTCCTCACCCTCGCCGCCCTTTACGAGAGCTGGTCAATCCCGTTTGCGATTTTGCTGGTGCTGCCGCTGGGGGTCTTTGGAACGGTTCTGGCGACCTGGCTCCGCGGGATGGAAAGCGACGTCTATTTCCAGATTGGTCTTCTGACTACGTTGGGATTGACGGCAAAAAACGCCATCCTGATCGTCCAGTTCGCCCGCGAGCGGATGACCGCGGGGGCGGGCCTGGTGGAGGCGACTCTCGAGGCTGCCCGCCTGCGGCTGCGGCCGATCATCATGACTTCACTGGCGTTTATCCTTGGCGTCCTCCCTCTGGCCATCAGCCACGGGGCCGGAGCGGCAGCGCAGAACGCGATCGGGACTGGCGTGGTCGGAGGGATGCTCTCGGCCACATTTATCGCGATATTTTATATTCCCCTTCTTTTTGTCGTAATCTTCAAACTTTTCCGCGGCAAGCAGCCGCTGCCAAAGCAAAATGGGGGAACCGCAAACGATGTGTAG